The nucleotide window TCCGCATGTCCGAGTGCCAGTCTGCTCACGTGATGGACGGCCACTGGCTGATGTACGAGCAGCCCCAGTACAGAGGCAGGATGCTGTACCTGAGGCCCGGAGAGTACAGGAGCATGAGAGACATGGGAATGGGTCCCATGGACATGAGGATCGGATCCATGCGACGTATCATGGACTCGTGTTAAAGAACAGAACAGGCTCGAGACTtcatcaaatattaaaaaagaagttattattaatttattgagTTTCAAAACACCAACCAGTGAGCCGGGCAGAAATTCTGGACACAGATTAGACATGAGAGACAGAAATTGCATGAATTATCAGCACCCAACTTTTACAATATGTCAAAGAACATATTGAGCTGTAGTGAATGGTGCTACTTCAATAACTGTGTCTCACAGCCAAGTCaagacttcttcttcttctaactATGAAATGTGTTATGTCATATTTGATGCACgggacattaaaaataaatttcaaaatggataaaaaaaagttgttgtaaGATTTTCTACACATTTCTTAAAAGACTGTAACGGCttaaaatgttggatttttatCTTCACACAGGGAGCAAAAACATCCAACATACAAATGGGcatttgaatattgttttaaGACAGACTTATAAAACTGTGATCCAATCCTTTAATGGAACTGATTTATCAATAATGTGTTTCATATACCTGTGTTGTTCCACACGTCAAGACCAGTCACCATGTCTGGTGCAAATTAGAGCTACAATCGGGTCCACAAAATCAGGTCCCTCCTTACCTGAAACTTCTCTTCAAGCCCGAACCACGGCGGCAGTTTTTGGCCTGAGCCCTGATTCAAAACGCAAATTTcaactgcttttttttaaatctatgtaAAGTGCATAGATATCCAGAAGATGGCGGCCACATACAGCAATGCACAGCTCCAAACATTATTAATGACACAAGATTTGTGCTTACCTGACCCAATCCTTCTTTGGGAAGTTACAGCCTGGCCAAATCGGGTTCGGGCAGAAAATCAAAGCTCTGCCGTGAATAAAGCCGCAATTCGGCTGGTAGCCTTTGTCGTCATACCAAACAATTTCCATTCAAAATACCTTAAATGCCTTTTCTCATTGAAATGAGTTGACCATCACCACAAAGTGCATTTCAATATCCCTACATGCAAAACTGCTGCAATGCTACGTAATAAGCAggataaacaaaagaaacagaggTAGAATGAACCACACTGAACAATATCTGCAGTATTATGTGAATGCATACTTTGAACAGTGCAATAGAAGAAATGACTAAAGTAAAAAGTCTATGAATACACCAGTGAGGAGGCCGACTGTGCAGCTCTTACTATTGGGTGTTCTGTAAAGCCAATAATAGTTCACTGTGACGCTTGTGTTGAGGAAGGAAATTCATTTAATATGACTAAAGGGAGTTGTTAGAATTAatgtaaactttttttaaacaagtaaaaaataagttaaGCAATCTGATTTTTTTCACTAAGCTTTGTTGTAACTCTGAATGGGGCACATTGTGAGCAGGCACAGCAATACATGGTTGCAGTTATCTATGAGGATCTGAATAGAGATAATAAAAAGGGGGGTGCAGACTTCCATATTATGACAGGATTTAGCAACCCCTCACATCTTTCACAGAGAAGTTCCTGAGCTGTAGCCAATACTTATACGCTGCTTAATTATATTTAACGAGGTAAGGAGTGACCAAAGGGCAGGGGACAGGGAAACAGAAGAGGTTTAGGAAGACTTGCGGGAAAGATAACGGTCAGAAATCTGTGTTtctgggcgcctgggtagctcacctgagAGCAGGTGCCCATACATAAAGGTTTACTCTTTGACGCAGCGGCCGCAGCTTTACCTCTGCCCTGTGGTcctttgcttcatgtcattccccctctctcttccctttcatgtcttcagctgtcctatacaaaCAAAGGCCTTAAAGTAGAATTCCGGTCATTTCCAACAGGTCTGTTGTTTGTATATTTGGAgcgctgtcagtagagagaaaaacgatCCAGTGCTACCTACACTAAGtcatcctcctgctagagttagcaccacacaggcttcaacagggcaagttataaatgtgtttttaacctgtgaacatgttcaaaatgtcataagtgcctacccatgtgaagtgaatacatgaaagttgtgctaattcaacTACGTTTAGTTCGGTGTTGGGGCCCAGTTAGAGatcttagggaccgtctacaaactacaacacagagaagAGATGAAACAAAACTacgtaggctatcaatttaatgattaaataaggtagtgtttCCTAACATACCTCAATTATGACTTATCTCCTGCTAGTCATattacagcacttacttttaaaaaataagcaaatgattatttttgaaaatatgtttatatCGTTTTCGgtattgtagtttgtagacggtccctacgCTCTCCTTGCAGTATAAACACAGGAACAAAAACAGCTGAATTTACACAAccttcatgcatttctttcacttcTGCTGCAGTCAGATTTGCCATGTTCACTtagaaggaatcacttcacatggggaGGCCCTTTTGAACATgattagaggctaaaaacacatttaaaacttgccctgttttaacgtgttgggtgctaactctagcaggaggataacacggtgtatgtgtatgtgtgtgaatatatatatattatcaaaACAACCAACCAAATTGGTGTGCGGCCATCTGCCTCGACATTGAATCTGATGATTTCCGTTAGACTCCCCAACcactaatgcacacacacacacacacacacacacacacacacgcttagaataagataaataaaaactgatttTGCAAATGAACCCTTCTGTTGTTGTctgatatttttatataaattgaTATTGAATTATATTTGTAAGAAAACATTTCTAATCGTTAAGTGAGTAAAATATCTAGTACACTGTTGGAAGCTTCTCTTTATGTTTGACAATACTGcatgtgtacagtacatgcatttCCACCAGAGTGGTATAGTGCTGGATAATAACCCTTTAGCGCCCTGACTGCTCAGTAGGCTTCTATTGCATGTTGCTGGGTCAGGGATTTGTACAATGGAAGCCCTAGATACTTTTTTCACATTGAGCAAGTATAAAAGTAACGGTTACCACCGACAGGAATGCACAGCAGCCACAGCTCAGTCCTGACAGCCAACCAAATAAAATCATGACCATGGGCAAGGTAGGTACTGGGAAAGATccatccataaaaaaaaaaaattaagttcaTTCTCACATTGAAACAGCTCTCAATTAATTGTCATTGGACAGTGATTAAAAAGCTTTTCGGATCTCAATGGAAATGTGCTCTCAGATCATCTTCTACGAGGACAGGAACTTCCAGGGTCGCCACTACGAGACCAGCAGCGACTGCCCTGAGCTGACCTCCTACCTGAGCAGGTGCCACTCCTGCAGGGTGGAGAGCGGCTGCTTCATGGTCTACGACCGTCCCAACTACATGGGAAACCAGTACTTCATGAGGAGGGGCGAGTACGCTGACTACATGAGCACGATGGGAATGTCAGACTGCATCAGGTCTTGCCGTATGATCCCCATGGTACAGTAGGATATTAATTCTCTAGATATTTCCTTCAGATATCTTTGAATGTTTTActaatctttttctttcctcaaaTGTTTTCTCTCAAGCATAGAGGATCCTACAAGATGAGGATCTACGAGAGGGAGAACTTCGCTGGTCAGATGCATGAGCTGAATGACGACTGCGTCAACATCCAGGACCGTTACCGTATGAACGACTGCCAGTCCTCCAACGTGATGGACGGCCACTGGCTGATGTACGAGCAGCCCCACTACAGAGGCAAGATGATGTACCTGAGGCCCGGAGAGTACAGGAGCTTCAGGGACATGGGCATGAGTGGCATGAGGTTCATGAGCATGAGGCGCATCACTGATTCCTGCaactaaatttttttttactaaattcCACTAAATAAAATCTTTCCAACTCTGCtattttgaccttttgtttcCCTCGTTGTTTTGGGGCCTGGGCATTACAGGAGTGGATGTCAAGGAGGATGAGATGGGCATCAGTGTGTCTAAATGATCAAGAGGCACATCCCTATATATGATTCAACTTTCATGCACATAAGAActgcaaaataataaaaataaaagattattcCTTGTACAATTTGTTTCAAgagtcttgttttttgtttatgttgatGGTATTTAATTCAAATGTATCTGGTTCTATTTGATTTTACACCATACTTCAATTTAGATGATTATTTGGGCTGCAAACAATTAAACATATAGTGCACATCTTCTTTCATAAAATGTAAAGGCAAGTGCTTAATCACTTCTAGGTAGGTAGGTAAAACATTACAATTATGATTTGTGGTTTGATtacaatgtttgtgtttctttatcAAGTTATTAGGATCACATTCCCTTCTACTGTCTGTATTTACATCTGCTATAACTGCTTCAAATGACCACAGcagtgcacatacagtatattaaaataatttgttaGGGAATTACCACCTGTGTGGAAATCCATTTTcagttgttaaaaacaaaatccccCTAGTGTGGAAAGCATCTCATATTAggcccctcccccccaaaaatgtTCCCAGAGTAGCATAATTCCAGTTTACGATTTCCaggatttcagctttaaacTGACCACCCTAATGCAAAGGGTTCATTGGATGTTCATAACGATGTGCAGAACAATGAGCATGTCGAGAAAGTGTAGCAGCACATTTGAAGCTGTCTGCCTAAACTGGCTTTCGTGTTCACTTCATAAAGGTTACTGGGTGCCTCGGgaatgtcattttttattaacttcaCTGTAACTGTAATTTTAGGAAACAATTTCATAGTATGCTCTAGATTCCaccataaataaatgaaaacattgagAATATGTATACTATTTCTTTATTCAATCATATCCTATAATATTTAATTGTCATAAACTCATAACCACAATCCTGACACtccataatattttttttttcaaaaaatttctTTCCCTTAAATCAGCTTAGGGGAGCGTATGGATTTAGTTTATAATTGACATTACCAGGGTTGcgggtttctctatagagcccccccccccccccctactgtttacttgtgtctgattCCTCACTAGGTCAGTCTGCcggtctctttctctgttcctctgacaatgctttcctagctttctgcttcttttttgccggctcaaCCATGACGATAATGGGAAAAACTCCattgctaccttgttagccggttctTGAATGGGAGTaagtgtgcagtgccgtgaagcaattcgTTACATCAAGAGATATCACGTGATACTTTCTGATGCTGAGTCCGGCAACTCGCCTGCTGAAAGTTGCAACGAtgtttttccgctcacaggcgctaAAGGTAGTGaaacgaccaccattcaactcgtaaaaaaagtcatataactgaaGCTGTTCAGtaaaggtaaattaagctaaaaaaaaaaaaaactgcatagttcccctttaaaggaAAATTCTGTTTAGATGTTGTGACCCAATTGGTATATTGGTAAGCAACTCAAAACTATAGGCTTCTATAGTAGGTTGCTGGGTCAGGACTTTGAACAAAAGGGGGGCACACAGTCTTTGTCTCTAGGCAGGTATAAATGTAACTTGTTCTGACAGGCACAGTATCAGTTCAAAAACAGTTCTGAGAGATCTGAGGAATCACCGCAATCAACATGGGCAAGGTAggaaaatatatatctatacaaaGTACAGACCAAACGTTTGGTTACACATTCTTCttcaatgtatttcttttattttcatgactatttacattgtagattctcactgNNNNNNNNNNatcaaaactatgaattaacacatatggaattatgtacttaacaaaaaaactgtgaaaacatgtcttgtattccagtttcttcaaagtagccaccctttactctgattactgctttgcacactcttggcatcctcttgatgagcttcaagaggtcgtcccctgaaatggtttcccaacagtctcgaaggagttcccagaatgctcagcacttgtcggcccttttgccttcactctgcggtccaacctctccccaaaccatcttgattgggttcaggtccgtgactgtggaggcgcagcacccatcactctccttcttggtcaaaaaGCCCCTACAccgcctggaggtgtgtttgaggTCATgtctgttgaaaaaaatgatggtccaactaacgcaaaggatgggatggcatgccgcCGCAGGAGGCTACGGTAGCCATGCTCGTTCAGTATGCCTTCCATTTGGAATAAATCCTCAAcattgtcaccagcaaagcccccccacaccatcacacctcctcctccatgcttcacggtgggacccaggcatgtagaatccatccgtcaccttttctccgtcgcacaacGACACGGTGGTttgaaccaaagatctcaatttggactcatcagaccaaagcccagatgtctactggtctaatgtccattccttgtgatTCTTGGCCCctacaaatctcttctgcttgtttcctctccttagcagtggcttcctagctgctatttgaccatgaaggcctgatttgctcagtctcctcttaaaggttgttctagagatgtgtctgctgctagaactctgtgtggtatcatctggtctctaattgGAGCTGCTGAGCCTGGTGACTCAggtgaacttatcctcagcagcagaggggactcttggtcttcctttcctggggcggtcctcatgtgagccagtttcgttgtagtgCTTGgtggtttttgcgactgcacttggggacacattcaaagttttcataATTTTCCGatgactgaccttcatttcttaaagtatgATGGCCTCTCGTTTCtctacttagctgattggttcttgctaTAATATAATTTTAACAGTTGTCCAAGGCTGTCGGCTCTGTATAACCTGACTCTGCACaccacaactgatggtcccaactccattaataaggaaGAAACTCCACTAATGACCCTGACAAGGCCCCTGTGATgttgaaaccatttcaggtgactacctcatgaagcccactgagagaacaccaagggtttgcggCACTATCAAtaaagcaaaggggggctactttgaagaaactagaatataatacctatttatttcacactttttttaagtacaattccatttgtgttcttttatagttttgatgccttcagtgagaatctacaatgtaaatagtcatggaaataaagaaaatgcattgaatgagaaggtgtgtccaaacttttggcctgtactgtattatagtattcaaaaataaagaaatataaatgaaGTCATTGTTAATTATCCTACAAATATTTAGGGGACATCCATAATTATGTCTTTGTTAAAACTCTTCAATACTTTTTCAGATCATCTTCTACGAGGAGAGGNNNNNNNNNNGTCGTTCCTATGAGTGCATGAGCGACTGTTCTGAGCTGTCCTCCTACCTGAGCAGGTGCCAGTCCTGCAGGGTGGAGAGTGGCTGCTTCATGGTCTACGAGCGTCCCAACTACATGGGAAACCAGTACTTCGTGAGGAGGGGCGAGTACGCTGACTACATGAGCATGATGGGGATGAGCGGTGGTATTAGGTCTTGCCGTATGATCCCCATGGTAGGTATGAAACACACCCATTGTAAAAAGGTGAAATTTGAGTGATACCTTTTTAACTCTGGAAAAGCATGCATCACACTATGATTTTATGGGTGACAACTCTCATAAAACCTATTGCTAAaacattcatttgtttttgttctctccaaaaaacagcacagaggcCAGTTCAGGATGAAGATCTATGAGAGGGAGAACTTCGGTGGTCAGAGTTACGAGCTGATGGACGACTGCGACAACATCATGGACCGTTACCGTATGAACGACTGCCAGTCCTGCCACGTGATGGACGGCCACTGGCTGATGTACGAGCAGCCCCACTACAGAGGCAGGATGATGTACATGAGGCCCGGAGAGTACAGGAGCTTCAGGGACATGGGCATGAGTGGCATGAGGTTCATGAGCATGAGGCGTATCATGGACATGTGCtaattgtacattttgtctTCAATAAATTACGTAACTTTCTAAACTCTGGTGTGACTGTATTTAATCAAATCAGTATAAAATTTCTAGAAATGCATCACTTATTACAAATATTTGATCAAATTGAAAGATGATTGTTAATTTGGCATGTAAATCCTCCATCATAGTATCCACCATTTACAGTTGTGTTTAGAATAATAGTGTGGGATTGAGGAcccataaggcaacatgacctctttaAGTATTTTGATGTCTTGAAACTGATTCATGATTCCTGGTATGCGATAAATAGGACCAACACCACAGAATGAGAAACATCCCTATAACATGATTTTtacaccaccatgctttactgtcttcccAGTGTACTGTTGCTTGAATTCAGTGTCGTCGGACAAGCTGTCTTTGGCCCCAagacccaaaaagaaaaaaaagttttgctctcatcagtccacagaatgttgcgccatttctcctttggccagtcactgtgtcctttggcaaatttcaacctattcaccACGTCTTTTTTCCAGCAGTGGGACTTTGagggggcttctagctgatagctttgcttcacataaatttcttctgatcgtaacagtactcacaggtaactttaagtctgcTTTGATTTTCCTGGTGCTGATCATtcgttgagcctttgccattttggctattcttccaTCCATTCAAATGAtagttcaggctttggatgccatttgaaatcattttggctgagcagcttgtacttttctgcacttctttatgtgttttccctctccaatcaactttttaatcaaagtccgctgttcctcagagcaatgtctgaaACGACCTatttttcagtgtgaaatgcattTTAACCAGTATggacatttgcttccttccttccttaaatacaggccataattgacacttgtttcttaacagaatcaatcacctcactaattgaacacaacactgctattattttgaacatgcccctttcaattatggagtcaattacacagaattagaagcatgcatgtcatgactgttgggtaaattaaatgttatgtGTAAATTATGTGCCATGTAGAAATAGCActtatgatttatgaggttagactgctattattttgaacataacTGTAGTTCATGTCAAACATTTGGCCCATCCCATGTGTGAGTACAACGCGTTTtataatagatttaaaaaaactaccGCAAGACATCttctgttaaagctttagtgcataacgtTTTTTATAGTATGAGGCTCCAaccaactgcgtggaggaggggtgggagtGGTGTACAATCATGGAAGGCTTTTGTTATTGTGATGCagcaatggtgttgtcattactttgaattcTCATGGGGGAAACAGATACGTACTATAGCTCCAACATGAacaaagttaaaagaaagacattcCTATTAATTGACGTAATTGCAATACATTAATTATTTCAGATGattgatttcatttgttttttgcttgtCTTTCTCTATTACAGGATAGTTTGTGTCATAATATGTATGcctaatgtttgttttttattaggtATTAGTAGCTTACTTTTCACATCCTCAATTTTAGTCTAATATCACTGGAGCAATAACTTGATGTAATGTGATGTACAttcaccacaatgcttcttaatctttttattttggtgctgtcacgTGTCAGCTTGGAGCTGGAGAGAGGCCTTCAGTGTGTACTGAAGTCACTTCTTTTTCGAgtttctgtatctgtatcaAAGTCACAAAAGGCAAGTCCGTGTCCATGTGTAACGTTCCCACTCAAGTCTTTGAACCTAacatagatactgtagatagatggatagatggatagcctttattattagactcacggtccataaaaacaacaacaacaacaacaacaaaagatacagatacacaagaccGACACCAATCAAATAAGACAGCTATACCAGTAGTCCCATAAGGGGGACTGGTATCGCAAAGCACTGAACCTCGGGTCAATCAGATGTAAAATGACAGAGTTACAAAAAGAATTCAGGCGACCGATACATTGATACATTTATACATAAGATTCTTCAGTAAAGCAGAGAATGTAATAACTTCTGCTTGACAGAACAATGCACTTGCACTACACCACCTTGGTTTCCTTAGTAGAATGCGCAAACAATTATAAGCAGCCCGCAGCTTATTGAAGCTTGactttatgaaatattatataatctcccgaggaacattaattaCCTCTGCTCGCTTTTAAGGAAAAGTCGgccaataaattaattttatttatatagcgctttacatgatactcaaagacactttaaaaccagcacatttagcaCCTAAAAACATTCAGCAATAAAAaaccaacacataaaacaagcacattaaaagcaataaaaacagaGTGTTTTAGATGGGCTATAACTTTGGTAAAATTGGAGTGTCTAGTAAgtaaattttaaaatccttacgcattcagtcggtccgctatTGTCTGCCAggttttttctctctatttgATAACAGCAGGAATTTCCCTTCATCCATATTGTATGCCTCACCTCCTCGcaactttccattagaagctgcttcTCAGCAGATGAAAAGTAGGCTGCGTCTTCTCCATTTTGGCATCAGTAAATCCGTGattgataccgtggtctatttaagaaagccgtgaacgtgaaCTTATGCTAGCTATCTACatctggcttgacatagcttcatcTTTtgatcctggctcggcaaacgtgcaactgATTAGGTCGCAATGAGTGGATCACATTAAGTCAAGCTATGCTTTTTCAGTTGTCCTGGATTTCTTTATtgtacttttgtgcaacagccCCCAGTTCACATGAGGCTTACTGCAGGGGATTAAGTGAGGTGTAATGGTTAAGGAGTTCTTTTGAGTTCAGAAGTCTGATGGCTCGTGGGAAGAAGCTGTAGCATCTGGTTGTTCTTCATCGGATGCTGCAAAACCTCTTGCCAGAGGGCAGCACAGAAGACAGTTTGTGATGTTTTGGGCCCGGTTCAGACAGCATTTGTGTGCAAGGTCCTGGAAGGCAGTGACTACCGATGATCTTTTCCGCTGTCCACACCACTCTCCAAACAGATCTTTAGGCTGAGGCTTTGCAGTCCCCAAACCAGACCGAGATGCAGCTGGTCAGTATGCTCTCTATAGTGCTTCTGTATAAAATGGTGAGGATGGGAGGGGGAAGGTGTGTTCTTCTCATCCGAGAAGCTGTGTTGAGGAACCCTGACAGTGTCCGCTCCAACACTCGATCCATTCACTTGGATGACATGTGGTAAGATAGGAAACAGAGTAAGGATGGAAAGATTATTTGTCTCAAGGTTGGTTAACACAGATTAGGAAAACAATGTTACAATTTACgatacaaataaaacagatgAGAGAGGCTTTCTTCACAGTTCTAACAAAATGGAATGTAACATTCTCAACAGCAACTTTCCCTCTTAAGCATTTAGCTTGGCGACTTGAAAGGCATGGGTGAGGACGTTGATGGGTCTCAGGGGCCTCGATTGGTTCATTAAGTTCTATTATCAAACTAGAAGAAAACATAGCTTGGTTTATGCGATTGGAGTCTAGTGGGTAGATTCCACTGACCCTGAAACCTGCCTGCGCACTCTGTGGTGTTGCTGCAACCTTCCAGGCTTTTCA belongs to Etheostoma spectabile isolate EspeVRDwgs_2016 chromosome 5, UIUC_Espe_1.0, whole genome shotgun sequence and includes:
- the LOC116688875 gene encoding gamma-crystallin M3-like isoform X2; amino-acid sequence: MTMGKIIFYEDRNFQGRHYETSSDCPELTSYLSRCHSCRVESGCFMVYDRPNYMGNQYFMRRGEYADYMSTMGMSDCIRSCRMIPMHRGSYKMRIYERENFAGQMHELNDDCVNIQDRYRMNDCQSSNVMDGHWLMYEQPHYRGKMMYLRPGEYRSFRDMGMSGMRFMSMRRITDSCN
- the LOC116688876 gene encoding gamma-crystallin M3-like; protein product: MGKIIFYEERXXXXRSYECMSDCSELSSYLSRCQSCRVESGCFMVYERPNYMGNQYFVRRGEYADYMSMMGMSGGIRSCRMIPMHRGQFRMKIYERENFGGQSYELMDDCDNIMDRYRMNDCQSCHVMDGHWLMYEQPHYRGRMMYMRPGEYRSFRDMGMSGMRFMSMRRIMDSCN
- the LOC116688875 gene encoding gamma-crystallin M3-like isoform X1; the encoded protein is MEMCSQIIFYEDRNFQGRHYETSSDCPELTSYLSRCHSCRVESGCFMVYDRPNYMGNQYFMRRGEYADYMSTMGMSDCIRSCRMIPMHRGSYKMRIYERENFAGQMHELNDDCVNIQDRYRMNDCQSSNVMDGHWLMYEQPHYRGKMMYLRPGEYRSFRDMGMSGMRFMSMRRITDSCN